In one Cydia strobilella chromosome 25, ilCydStro3.1, whole genome shotgun sequence genomic region, the following are encoded:
- the LOC134752893 gene encoding chorion class CA protein ERA.1-like isoform X2, protein MSRFAILALAQACLIQMALSQQCGCNQISYGSPGLFELEKISLSAPSASVSYSSPSISVSAPSYSQGYSASYGGSGTGQVGVSGDIGASGQTAVVGSVPVLGSVEFSGRVPASGSVSISGQCGCGCNA, encoded by the exons ATGTCTCGCTTTGCCATCCTCGCCCTCGCCCAGGCTTGCCTCATTCag ATGGCTCTGAGCCAACAGTGTGGGTGTAATCAAATCTCTTACGGATCCCCCGGACTTTTTGAACTCGAGAAAATAAGCCTGAGCGCACCCAGTGCCAGCGTTAGCTACAGTTCACCTAGCATCAGTGTAAGTGCACCTAGCTACTCGCAAGGCTACAGCGCGTCGTACGGCGGCTCGGGCACCGGGCAGGTCGGCGTGTCCGGCGACATCGGTGCGAGCGGCCAGACCGCCGTCGTCGGCTCCGTGCCCGTGCTCGGCTCAGTCGAGTTCAGCGGTAGAGTGCCGGCGTCCGGTTCTGTGTCTATTTCCGGACAGTGCGGATGCGGTTGCAACGCTTAA